A window from Chrysemys picta bellii isolate R12L10 chromosome 2, ASM1138683v2, whole genome shotgun sequence encodes these proteins:
- the KLHL18 gene encoding kelch-like protein 18 isoform X2, with translation MLEAAAEPELDPEDLVHFSVGDLPSRGYGVMGEIRRQGKLCDVTLKVGDHKFSAHRIVLAASIPYFHAMFTNDMMECKQDEIVMQGMDPSALEALINFAYNGHLAIDQQNVQSLLMGASFLQLQNIKDACCTFLRERLHPKNCLGVRQFAETMMCAVLYESANSFIHQHFVEVSMSEEFLALPFEDLLELVSREELNVKSEEQVFEAALAWVRYDRDQREPCLPEILSKIRLPLCRPQFLTDRVQQDDLVRCCHKCWDLVNEAKDYHLMPERRLHLPAFKTRPRCCTSIAGLIYAVGGLNSAGVAVNVVEVFDPIANRWEKCQPMTTARSRVGVAVLNGLLYAIGGYDGQLRLSTVEVYNPEMDSWSKVGSMNSRRSAMGTVVLDGQIYVCGGYDGISSLNSVETYSPETDKWTVVTPMSSNCSAAGVTVFEGRIYVSGGYDGLQIFSSVEYYNHHTATWHPVASMLNKRCRHGAASLGSKMFVCGGYDGSGFLSIAEVYSSMANQWYLIVPMNTRRSRVSLVANCGRLYCVGGYDGQSNLSSVEMYDPETNRWTFMAPMVCHEGGVGVGRIPLLPI, from the exons ATGCTGGAGGCGGCGGCCGAGCCGGAGCTGGACCCCGAGGACCTGGTGCATTTCTCGGTGGGGGACCTGCCCAGCCGGGGCTACGGGGTGATGGGCGAGATCCGGAGGCAGGGCAAGCTCTGCGACGTGACCCTCAAG GTAGGGGACCACAAATTCAGCGCCCACCGGATCGTACTAGCAGCCTCCATCCCTTACTTTCATGCCATGTTTACAAATGACATGATGGAATGCAAACAGGACGAGATTGTCATGCAAGGAATGGATCCAAG TGCACTAGAGGCTCTGATCAACTTTGCTTACAACGGACACCTAGCGATTGATCAGCAGAATGTTCAGTCTTTGCTGATGGGGGCAAGTTTCCTTCAGCTGCAAAATATCAAAGATGCCTGCTGTACTTTTCTCAGAGAGAG GCTTCATCCGAAGAACTGCCTGGGTGTACGTCAGTTTGCAGAAACCATGATGTGTGCCGTGCTCTACGAATCTGCCAATAGCTTCATCCACCAGCACTTTGTGGAGGTGTCCATGTCCGAAGAGTTCCTTGCTCTACCCTTCGAAGACCTGCTGGAGCTGGTTTCGAGGGAAGAGCTCAATGTCAAGTCTGAGGAGCAG GTATTCGAAGCTGCGTTAGCCTGGGTACGGTACGACCGAGATCAGAGGGAACCCTGCTTACCTGAGATACTGTCCAAAATCCGACTGCCCCTTTGTCGACCTCAGTTCCTCACTGACCGTGTGCAACAAGATGACCTTGTCCGTTGCTGCCACAAATGCTG GGACCTGGTGAATGAAGCAAAAGACTATCACCTAATGCCAGAACGCCGGCTGCACCTCCCGGCATTCAAAACGCGTCCCCGGTGCTGCACGTCAATCGCAGGATTGATTTATGCTGTTGGAGGTCTTAATTCAGCAG GTGTTGCAGTGAACGTGGTGGAAGTCTTTGACCCCATTGCAAATCGCTGGGAGAAGTGCCAGCCGATGACGACGGCACGTAGCCGAGTGGGTGTGGCTGTGTTGAATGGACTCTTGTATGCCATTGGTGGATACGACGGCCAGTTAAGACTGAGTACGGTGGAAGTTTACAACCCAGAGATGGATTCTTGGTCCAAAGTGGGAAGCATGAACAGCAGACGAAG CGCAATGGGAACAGTAGTGCTGGATGGGCAGATCTATGTATGCGGTGGGTATGACGGAATCTCATCCCTCAACTCCGTGGAGACGTACTCACCAGAAACAGACAA GTGGACGGTAGTGACTCCCATGAGTTCGAATTGCAGTGCGGCTGGAGTCACCGTGTTCGAAGGCAGGATCTATGTGTCTGGAGGTTACGACGGTTTACAAATTTTCAGCAGT GTGGAGTACTACAATCATCACACAGCCACGTGGCACCCTGTCGCAAGCATGCTGAACAAGCGTTGTCGGCATGGAGCCGCCTCCCTGGGCAGCAAGATGTTCGTCTGTGGCGGCTACGATGGGTCCGGCTTCCTCAGCATCGCCGAGGTGTACAGCTCCATGGCGAATCAGTGGTACCTGATCGTCCCGATGAACACCCGACGGAGCCGCGTCTCCCTGGTAGCCAACTGCGGCCGCCTGTATTGCGTGGGTGGCTATGATGGACAGTCCAACCTGAGCTCGGTGGAGATGTACGACCCAGAAACCAACCGCTGGACGTTCATGGCCCCTATGGTGTGTCATGAGGGAGGGGTTGGTGTGGGGCGCATACCACTCCTGCCCATCTGA
- the KLHL18 gene encoding kelch-like protein 18 isoform X1: MLEAAAEPELDPEDLVHFSVGDLPSRGYGVMGEIRRQGKLCDVTLKVGDHKFSAHRIVLAASIPYFHAMFTNDMMECKQDEIVMQGMDPSALEALINFAYNGHLAIDQQNVQSLLMGASFLQLQNIKDACCTFLRERLHPKNCLGVRQFAETMMCAVLYESANSFIHQHFVEVSMSEEFLALPFEDLLELVSREELNVKSEEQVFEAALAWVRYDRDQREPCLPEILSKIRLPLCRPQFLTDRVQQDDLVRCCHKCWDLVNEAKDYHLMPERRLHLPAFKTRPRCCTSIAGLIYAVGGLNSAANFYAGVAVNVVEVFDPIANRWEKCQPMTTARSRVGVAVLNGLLYAIGGYDGQLRLSTVEVYNPEMDSWSKVGSMNSRRSAMGTVVLDGQIYVCGGYDGISSLNSVETYSPETDKWTVVTPMSSNCSAAGVTVFEGRIYVSGGYDGLQIFSSVEYYNHHTATWHPVASMLNKRCRHGAASLGSKMFVCGGYDGSGFLSIAEVYSSMANQWYLIVPMNTRRSRVSLVANCGRLYCVGGYDGQSNLSSVEMYDPETNRWTFMAPMVCHEGGVGVGRIPLLPI, from the exons ATGCTGGAGGCGGCGGCCGAGCCGGAGCTGGACCCCGAGGACCTGGTGCATTTCTCGGTGGGGGACCTGCCCAGCCGGGGCTACGGGGTGATGGGCGAGATCCGGAGGCAGGGCAAGCTCTGCGACGTGACCCTCAAG GTAGGGGACCACAAATTCAGCGCCCACCGGATCGTACTAGCAGCCTCCATCCCTTACTTTCATGCCATGTTTACAAATGACATGATGGAATGCAAACAGGACGAGATTGTCATGCAAGGAATGGATCCAAG TGCACTAGAGGCTCTGATCAACTTTGCTTACAACGGACACCTAGCGATTGATCAGCAGAATGTTCAGTCTTTGCTGATGGGGGCAAGTTTCCTTCAGCTGCAAAATATCAAAGATGCCTGCTGTACTTTTCTCAGAGAGAG GCTTCATCCGAAGAACTGCCTGGGTGTACGTCAGTTTGCAGAAACCATGATGTGTGCCGTGCTCTACGAATCTGCCAATAGCTTCATCCACCAGCACTTTGTGGAGGTGTCCATGTCCGAAGAGTTCCTTGCTCTACCCTTCGAAGACCTGCTGGAGCTGGTTTCGAGGGAAGAGCTCAATGTCAAGTCTGAGGAGCAG GTATTCGAAGCTGCGTTAGCCTGGGTACGGTACGACCGAGATCAGAGGGAACCCTGCTTACCTGAGATACTGTCCAAAATCCGACTGCCCCTTTGTCGACCTCAGTTCCTCACTGACCGTGTGCAACAAGATGACCTTGTCCGTTGCTGCCACAAATGCTG GGACCTGGTGAATGAAGCAAAAGACTATCACCTAATGCCAGAACGCCGGCTGCACCTCCCGGCATTCAAAACGCGTCCCCGGTGCTGCACGTCAATCGCAGGATTGATTTATGCTGTTGGAGGTCTTAATTCAGCAG CAAATTTTTATGCAGGTGTTGCAGTGAACGTGGTGGAAGTCTTTGACCCCATTGCAAATCGCTGGGAGAAGTGCCAGCCGATGACGACGGCACGTAGCCGAGTGGGTGTGGCTGTGTTGAATGGACTCTTGTATGCCATTGGTGGATACGACGGCCAGTTAAGACTGAGTACGGTGGAAGTTTACAACCCAGAGATGGATTCTTGGTCCAAAGTGGGAAGCATGAACAGCAGACGAAG CGCAATGGGAACAGTAGTGCTGGATGGGCAGATCTATGTATGCGGTGGGTATGACGGAATCTCATCCCTCAACTCCGTGGAGACGTACTCACCAGAAACAGACAA GTGGACGGTAGTGACTCCCATGAGTTCGAATTGCAGTGCGGCTGGAGTCACCGTGTTCGAAGGCAGGATCTATGTGTCTGGAGGTTACGACGGTTTACAAATTTTCAGCAGT GTGGAGTACTACAATCATCACACAGCCACGTGGCACCCTGTCGCAAGCATGCTGAACAAGCGTTGTCGGCATGGAGCCGCCTCCCTGGGCAGCAAGATGTTCGTCTGTGGCGGCTACGATGGGTCCGGCTTCCTCAGCATCGCCGAGGTGTACAGCTCCATGGCGAATCAGTGGTACCTGATCGTCCCGATGAACACCCGACGGAGCCGCGTCTCCCTGGTAGCCAACTGCGGCCGCCTGTATTGCGTGGGTGGCTATGATGGACAGTCCAACCTGAGCTCGGTGGAGATGTACGACCCAGAAACCAACCGCTGGACGTTCATGGCCCCTATGGTGTGTCATGAGGGAGGGGTTGGTGTGGGGCGCATACCACTCCTGCCCATCTGA